The following are from one region of the Coffea eugenioides isolate CCC68of chromosome 2, Ceug_1.0, whole genome shotgun sequence genome:
- the LOC113760873 gene encoding psbP domain-containing protein 7, chloroplastic, translating into MAIQMQHYSCLNACKIKTKFPYPICMTQSSNNDQKESLQQQAAVPPPADSANQFAPLASTFRRRLLTGVASASVVAVGANFAGITSFLLGLSPENARSLKLDVLYPIEGYSRCIEANQAFADQGFEFIYPANWVGDQTLLSRAAGKAERSLDPPGLKNGRKYVNEPIVAFGPPGSSGELNVSVIVSTVPSNFSIEAFGSPKEVGEELIKTITGKRPDVKGTLIQSYSREDSSKNVRYYSLEFQVESPTFQRHNVAVFCTKGGRLFTLNAQAPESLWPQIKSDLYTIADSFSLTS; encoded by the exons ATGGCCATTCAGATGCAACACTATAGTTGCCTGAATGCATGCAAAATCAAGACCAAATTTCCCTATCCAATTTGCATGACTCAATCTTCTAATAATGACCAGAAAGAGAGTCTTCAGCAGCAAGCGGCAGTCCCTCCTCCAGCTGATTCTGCAAACCAATTTGCACCTTTAGCATCAACTTTCAGGAGGCGACTTCTCACAGGTGTTGCCTCGGCTTCTGTGGTTGCTGTTGGCGCTAATTTTGCCGGCATTACTAGCTTTCTTCTTGGGTTGTCGCCTGAAAATGCTAGGAGCTTGAAGCTAGATGTTCTTTATCCGATTGAAGGGTATAGCAGATGCATTGAAGCTAATCAAGCCTTTGCAGATCAAGGATTTG AGTTCATATATCCTGCAAATTGGGTTGGAGATCAAACTCTGTTGTCTAGAGCAGCTGGGAAGGCAGAAAGATCACTGGATCCACCAGGGCTTAAAAATGGCCGGAAATATGTAAATGAGCCAATTGTTGCATTTGGTCCACCGGGTTCGAGTGGAGAGCTCAATGTCAGTGTAATTGTCTCAACAGTCCCTAGTAATTTCTC TATTGAGGCATTTGGGAGTCCAAAAGAAGTTGGAGAAGAATTGATCAAGACGATCACTGGAAAACGTCCAGATGTAAAGGGAACCTTAATCCAATCATATTCAAGAGAGGATTCCTCCAAGAATGTTAGATATTACTCATTGGAATTCCAAGTTGAAAGCCCAACGTTTCAAAGACACAATGTTGCAGTATTTTGTACCAAGGGAGGAAGGCTGTTTACTCTGAATGCTCAGGCCCCAGAGTCACTCTGGCCACAAATTAAATCGGACTTGTATACAATTGCTGATTCTTTTAGTCTAACCTCATAA